ATCAGCTTCTTTTAAAATTTCTGCAAGCAAAATTCTAATTTCTTCCTCATCATCAACAACGAGTACCGTGAGGTGTGAATCTTGTGTATGCCCGTTTGAAGAAACTGAAATAGCATTTTGTGGTTTATGCACTGAATTCTCTATGTTGACTTTCGGGAAAGTAATAGTAAATTTGGTTCCCTTCCCTGTTTCACTTGTTACACGAATGTCTCCTTGACGTTTTGTTACAAGCATTTTCACTATCGACAAACCGAGTCCGGTACCTTTATCTCCTTTTGTGCTGTAGAAAGGAGTGAAAATTTTTGAAAGAGATTCTTGAGGGATACCCGTTCCGGTGTCTTCAATCTCGATACTGTAAAGGCGGTCTAAATTTTTTGTTCTAATTGTCATTGTCCCGCCTTCTGGCATCGCATCGACTGCGTTTAAAATTAAATTAGTTAAAATTTCTCGCAGCTCAGACCCACTGCCGAAGACTATTGGTAATTTATCGAAATCTTTGTGGATTGTAATCTTCACACCTCGTTGCTGTGCCACATCCTTCCATTTAGTTTGAGTAAGGTCGATAGTATCTTCGATTATCAAGTTTACATCTATAGCCGATGCGTTATCTTCAGCTTTCTTTTTGGCAAAGTCCTGCAAACGTTTTACAGTTTCGGCTCCGTCCATTGCAGCTTTTAAAATGATGCTCAGATCGTTTTTCATCTTTTGATCTGTTGAACGAAGTTGCAACAACTGTGTCCGTCCTACTATTACGCCAAGCAGGTTGTTAAAATCGTGAGCGACCCCGCTTGCCAAATCGCCGATGGCTTTCATTTTTTCGCCGTGAATGAGCATTGCCTGCGATTCGTGTAATTTTTCGTAAGCCTTTTTGAGGTCCTCGTTGGCTTGGCTTAACTGGTTGTAGAGGCGGGCATTTTCAAGTGCACTGTTTAATTGCGCTGCATAGAGATTGAAAATGGAGACATCTTCCTGTTTAAATTCATCTGAGTTTATCAATGCAAGACCGATAACATCATCGAAAACGACAAGTGGTACAGATATCGAACGGTTGCGGTAACCGACTTCGTTCGCAATTGATTCGATTGCTTCACGCGGGATATTACGGGGAAGAATTTCAATGAGCCGACTGATAGAATGTTCGTTTAAAACTGTTTTTTTATGATCGATTACGCTGACTAAACCCGGAAATTTTTTGTAAGGAATCCTGTAGGTATCGAACCTAAAATTAAAAAGTTTTTCCATACCCCGCAGAATTCCCTGATCAAAAGTAGTACGAGCAATTTTTAAAGTGTTGCCGTCTTTCAACAATATTATAATATTGTAACCGAGCCGCCGGATAGCTTTCGAAATTGAATCGAATATCTCCGCTTCTGTCGTTGTGCGTGAGAATGCCTGCGAAGCTATAAGCAGCGAAATAATTCGTTCCTGATGGCGCTTCTTCTCCGTTAAATCGTGCCCGATTCCACGATAACTGATTATTTTGTCGTCATCACCATGCACTGCTGTAGCAGTTTCGATGATAGTGATTTTTTCTCCGTTCTTTTTTTTTATTTGTATTTCAAAATCCACGACGTAACCTGCTGTCCGTATCTCGGTTACGAAGCGTTCCATTTCATCTTGATTTACATACACATCTTTTGGAACAAAAAGATTGAACACTTCTTCTTTGGTTTCGTATCCTAATAGTTCTACGCCTGCCTGGTTAATCGAAATAAAACGCCCCTCGGTGGTTATCTCGAATATAAAATCTTTAGATTCTTCAAAGAGTTGCCGGTATTTTACTTCCGACATATATGCTTGCTTTTCGAGGAGTTTCTTTTCGGTAATGTCCCGGATGAACGATGATATTCCGATAATTTTCCCCGTCATGTTGCGTATCGGTGATACTGTGAGTAATAAGTTGAGCACACTTCCATATTTACTGATGCGTTCAACTTCTAAATTATTAAAAGTTTCACCTTTTAAAACGCTATCATATAATTTTTTCCATTCAGTATAATGATCAGGAGGAACTGTTGCTACTACAGATTTTCCGATTATTTCTTTAGCTGTGTAACCGTAAATTCGTTCGCAGGCATGGTTCCAAGTTACAACTTTTGCATCTAAGTCGAAGGTAGCAATTCCATCGGCAGAATTAACTATTATATTTTCCAGATAGCTGTATGTTTCGGCAAGTTGACGCTCTAAAGTTTTTAATTCCGTTATGTCGATACCATTTACAATTATTCCGTTTATGTTTAAGTTGATCTCATATCGGGGACTGATATTGTAAACCGAATATCTTATTCCGTTGTTGCGTGATTTAACTGTTGCATGAATTCCCTTTATCGATTTACCGCTTAAAATTTCAGTCAGGCTGTCGCGAGTCAGTGTGTTCTGCGTGCTGTCGGAAATAAAAACGTCGAAATAATTTTGCCCCTTAATTTCGTCTATAGTATAACCTAAAAATGTTTCTGCCGGTTGATTTATGTAAATAATGTTTCCATAAATATCCAAAAATATCAGTATGCCGTTTATATTCGTTACGAGGGTGCGATACCACTCCTCAGATTCTCTGAGTTGGTTCTCTAACTTTTTCTTTTCAGTGATATCCTGTGATGTACCAAGAATTGCATACGGATTTCCATCATCGTCGCGCAGTAATTTGTTTGTAAGTTGTATTATTATTTCGCGTCCGCCTTTAGTTTTTTCAATCAAATCTCCTGAATAATTACCACGAGTTTTTAAATCGTTCGTAATATCATCCATATTTTTGGATAGAGCCTCATCGCCGCCTGCTAAAACCGATATGTTTTGCCCGATAAGTTCTTCGGTAGTATAGCCACTCATTTTGGCTTTTGCTTCGTTCACAAAAATAATATTATTTTCAAGGTCTGTTAATACAACTCCATCCGAAACATTTAGAATTACATCCGACAACAAGTGCAGCTTGCGGTCGTTCTCTTTTTTTGCCGTTATGTCGATATAGCTTCCGACAACAACCGTTTGCTTCCCGTCTGTAATTCGTTTTAATCTTAATTCAATAAAGAGTTTCTTTTGATGTTTATTTTGTAAAAGTATTTCGCCATGCCAATACTCATTTTTTTTAATAACATCAATAATATTTAAATCCTTATTGAGAAATCCGAAATCAAATTCGAATATCTTATTTATCGGTTTGCCTATAACTTCATCGGATTTCCAACCGAACAAATGTTCTGAAGGAGAATTCCAGAAGTTTATTTTCCCTTCTTTATCTGTGGTGATAACAGGGATATCAACTCCCGATATTATTTTTTCTTTGACTGAATTTTGTGAATGTGTGTTTATTATTGAATTCAAAATCGGCAGGTAGTCGGGGGTCTTAGTAATTACGTTATGAACACCCAGATCTATAAATTTCTTTTTTTTGTTCTCATCGGATTCATCCATCAAAACAATAACAGGAAGTTTGGTAGAAAATTTTTTGATGTTTGCAGATAATGAAGGAGGCACCAACGCGCCTTTGCCGCAGTTGGTTAACATAATTTGATAATTTTCATTATCAAGAAGTCGGGCAGCAGATTTAAAGTTGGTAGGAGTTATCTGAAAGACAAGATTCTCTTCTGAAAAATATTTTTGTAAAGATGTAGCTTCGTTTGGATTATCTGTAATAAATAGTATTTTACTCATGAAACGAAGAATTAATCAATCTTTAAGAGAGAGAATTTTCTTAAGCATATTATACTCAGTTCTCATTTCTTCTCGTGCGCTGCGGAGGGCTTGGATTTGTTCCTCGAGTTTGTTGACGTTATCTGTAATCATTTTGAAATACTTTGCAGTGCTTTCGTCGGGTTTACTTTTAGATTGAAGTTGAAAAAGTGCCAGTCGGATAACACCGAGAGGATTATTTATTTCGTGTGTTATATGAGCCAATACTGAATTTATACTCATAATTTTTACCCGGATAGAATCGAACTCTTCTGCTTTTTTCTGTACTTCAGATTCTTTTAATAAACTGCTGAACGTCCACGAAAAAGTTGGAAGCGTTATCTCTGCAATGTTTAAAATATGGTCGATACCTGCTGACTTCTGAGATTGCGATAAGTTGGCTTCGCTTTGTGATGTAAGAAGAATGAGCGGCATCCTGAAATTTTTTCCACGAAGAAAATTAGCCATCTGAATTACATTGTTTGTGGCTAATTTTTCTCCGATAAAAACCAAATCATAAATAGGCGACTTTGCTTCGACGAAAGATTCAAATTTTGTTTCATTTATCCTTTGCAGGATAACTTTACCTTTTAGAGCTAATTTTAATTGTTCTTCAAGCACAACCGGTTCTAACTTAGTCGGTTCTACTAACAGTATATAAACAGAGTCCATTATTATTCACTTTTAACGATAGGCAATATGCACAAAATATGTATCAATATCAAGATATTTATTATGAAGAAATCTAGTGGTTTGCTTTTTATATAAGTTTTTATCAATTTTTAGTAGAAACGTGTTATCCAAAAGGAAAAGCTATGAAAAAGATGACTTTTATAATTATCGTAACTTTGATATTCTTGTATAGCGTAACAACACTATGCGGAACCGGAATAGGCAAATATGCGAGCGAATTTATGGCAATTGGTGTTGGCGGAAGAGCTTTAGGTTTAGGGGGTGCATACACAGCAATCGCTAACGATGTTACAGCGGGTTACTGGAACCCTGCAGGTTTATCGAAAATAAATTATCCACAACTTTCGCTAATGCACTCTGAACAATTTGGAAGTCTGGTCAATTACGATTATGCCGCTGCTGCTTTTCCTGTCGGTTCAAATTCGAGTGTCGGAGTTAGCGTAATCCGGCTTGGTGTTGATGCAATTCCAGATACACGCGGCGCCTTAATTGACGAAGACGGGGACGGGATTTTTGACGACAATGAACGACTTGATAAAAGCAAGATTTCGTATTTCAATACTGCCGATTGGGCTGTGTATTTCACTTACTCAAAAAAACATAGCGACAGATTATCTTACGGTGCAAATATTAAACTCATTCGACGTGATATGAGTGTAGGATCCGCAACAGGAATTGGATTTGATGTAGGAATACAGTTCTCGCCTTACGAAAATTTCTTCATCGGTGCTAACTTGCAAGATGCTACGACAACTTTTCTCGCATGGAACACCGGCACGAATGAGTTAATCACTCCAACGCTCAAACTCGGATCGGCATACCTTATTGAAGCACTAGGTGGAAGGTTTATTCCGGTTTTTGATGTAGATATCCGATTTGAAAATCGCCGGTATGCTTCGAACGTAAATTTAGGACCTGTAAGTTTTGATATGCACTCAGGACTTGAATTCGATTTTAAAAACATCGCAGCTCTTCGTGTCGGATATAGCGATATTGGCACTACAAACTTTGGCGCCGGAATTCACCTCCCTAAATTCGATATCGATTATACTTTCGCAACTTCCAAACTTACTGACGAGAGGTTCGATAATACTCACCGGGTTTCCATCACTTTTACATTTGAATCAGATCAATTTGCACGTAGGACTGAATAGGTCGGTGATTCAAAAAGTATTTACTCTGTTTTTACTGGCTATATTATTTTCTTTCTGCGCCGGCACACCTTATTATTCATTCAACTATCCTCTCACGTCTGAGTTAGTAAATTCTTCGGATGGTAGTTTGAATGCACTGCTTCCTTCGGGATGGTTTGCATCAAACGATAATTCACACACAAAAATTTTTTTATTTTGGTTAATAAAAGATGATTATTCTGGTTCGATATTGCTGCAAGAAATTCAAGTCGATAACTCAACACGAAGCCGAATAAAAAAAGAAGACATAAAATTGTTGGCGGAAATCAGCAACGGTTTCAAAAAAGAATCGGCAGATGATTATTATTTGAGTAAAGAACCTGAGTTATTTATTATGAATGAAAGGCAATATTGCGGCTATGAGTATTATTCTGATAATACAAGCAAACGAGTTAGGGTAGTTCTTTTTCAGATTGGTGAAAAATTTTATGAATGTTCTGCCATACCACTAACAGGAGTGTGGTTTGATAAAGATTTAAGAGAAATGTACAACGCAATGCACGCTTTTATAAATTCTTTCGGAAAAAATTCCCTCCCATAGGCACGCTTGTTGCAAAATACAATTATCAATATTCTGATTTTTATTAAAATATTGTAGAAGTCGGACAATATTTTCTTATATACAAGAAATAAATAAGGAATATTCCTGTTTATGAAAAATACATCTAAAAATAAAACATTGTTTAAAAACAATTTATGTATTATATTTGAATAACCAATCAGTTGCCCTGTCAGTTATTTTACATAAGCAAATCTTAGAAAACAAAAAATAAATGGAGATTTATAAATGGAAAGAAACAAAGTTACAATAGATGGTAACGAAGCCGCTGCATACGTAGCACACAAAACAAACGAAGTTATTGCTATCTATCCAATCACTCCGTCCTCAAATATGGGCGAGTGGGCTGATGCCTGGTCGGCAGCCGGCGAAAAAAATATCTGGGGAGTTGTCCCCACAGTAATCGAAATGCAAAGCGAAGGCGGCGCAGCCGGTGCCGTTCACGGCGCTTTACAAACCGGTTCATTAACTACAACCTTCACAGCATCGCAAGGTCTGCTGTTAATGATACCGAATATGTTTAAAATCGCAGGCGAGTTAACGCCAACAGTATTTCATGTTTCAGCACGATGCGTAGCAACTCACGCTCTCTCGATTTTCGGAGACCACAGCGATGTTATGTCGGTTCGCTCCACTGGCTGGGCGTTGTTAGCTTCTAATTCGGTCCAGGAAGTAATGGACACAGCTTTGATTGCACAGGCGGCTACACTCGAAGCTCGAATACCTTTCTTACATTTCTTCGACGGTTTCAGAACTTCGCACGAAGTGATGAAAGTTGAACAACTCACTGACGACGATATCAAATCAATGATAGATAATGAACTTGTAATTGCACACCGCAAACGTGCGATGTCTCCAGACAGACCTGTGATTCGTGGGACAGCTCAAAATCCGGATGTGTTTTTCCAGGCACGCGAAACTGTGAATCCTTTCTACGAAAAAGTTCCTGAAATTGTTCAGAAAATGATGGACAAATTTGCCCGCATCGTCGGTAGACAGTACCACTTGTTCGAATACGTCGGCGATCCGAATGCCGAACGGATAATAATTATGATGGGATCAGGCGCTGAGGCTGCCGAAGAAACCGTAAATTTTTTGAACACACGTGGTGAAAAAGTTGGACTTATTAAAGTACGTTTATTCAGACCTTTTTCAGTGCAGCACCTAATCAAAGCAATTCCACAATCTGTAAAATCAATTGCTGTTCTCGATAGAACCAAAGAACCCGGTGCCGGCGGCGAACCTCTTTACAAAGATGTCGTTACTGCAATAAGCGAAACGTTCACACAAGGCAATAATGCCTTAAAATCTTATCCAAAAATTATTGGAGGTCGTTACGGTTTAGCATCTAAAGAGTTTACTCCAGCAATGATAAAAGGTATTTACGACGAGCTTAAAAAAGATAAACTGAAAAATTATTTCACGGTCGGTATTAACGATGATGTTACAAACTCTTCTATTGAATACGACTCTGAATTTACAACCGAGGATGAGTCAATTAAACGATCCTTATTTTATGGGCTTGGCGCCGATGGTACTGTGGGAGCCAATAAAAACTCAATCAAAATAATCGGTGAGGAAACCGACAATTATGCACAGGGATATTTTGTGTACGACTCAAAAAAATCGGGCGCGGTTACAGTTTCGCACTTACGCTTTGGTCCTAAACCAATTCAATCCACATATCTGATCAGTAAAGCCGACTTCATAGCTTGCCACCAATGGGTATTTTTAGAAAGATACGATATGTTAAAAGATGCGCTGCCCGGTGCAACATTTTTACTAAACAGTCCTTTTGATCCCCATGAAGTTTGGGATAAGCTCCCGCGAAAAGTTCAGCAACAAATTATAGACAAAAAATTAAAGTTGTTTACAATAGATGGTAACAAAGTTGCCGAACAAACCGGAATGGGCGAACGTGTAAACACAATTATGCAAACATGCTTCTTTGCTATCTCGAATATTCTTACGAAAGATGAAGCAATCCAAAAAATTAAAGACGCAATCAAGAAAACATACGGTGCAAAGGGCGAGCAAATAGTAAAGATGAATTATCAAGCGGTTGACCAAACGATAGCTAACCTGCACGAGATAAAGATTCCTGAAAAAGCAACCAGCACGATTGAATTTGTTCCTGTGATGTCCGATCCGCGAGCACCCGAGTTTGTACGGAATGTAACTGCAAAAATTTATGGCGGTTTGGGAGACACACTGCCTGTTAGTGCATTTCCGGACGATGGTTCTTTCGAGACCGATACAGCTCAGTGGGAACGACGAAACATTGCTTTCGAAATTCCTGTTTGGGACCCTGACGTCTGCATCCAATGCAATAAATGTATGCTCGTTTGCCCGCATGCAACAATCCGTGTAAAAGTTTACGA
The sequence above is a segment of the Bacteroidota bacterium genome. Coding sequences within it:
- a CDS encoding PAS domain S-box protein, with the translated sequence MSKILFITDNPNEATSLQKYFSEENLVFQITPTNFKSAARLLDNENYQIMLTNCGKGALVPPSLSANIKKFSTKLPVIVLMDESDENKKKKFIDLGVHNVITKTPDYLPILNSIINTHSQNSVKEKIISGVDIPVITTDKEGKINFWNSPSEHLFGWKSDEVIGKPINKIFEFDFGFLNKDLNIIDVIKKNEYWHGEILLQNKHQKKLFIELRLKRITDGKQTVVVGSYIDITAKKENDRKLHLLSDVILNVSDGVVLTDLENNIIFVNEAKAKMSGYTTEELIGQNISVLAGGDEALSKNMDDITNDLKTRGNYSGDLIEKTKGGREIIIQLTNKLLRDDDGNPYAILGTSQDITEKKKLENQLRESEEWYRTLVTNINGILIFLDIYGNIIYINQPAETFLGYTIDEIKGQNYFDVFISDSTQNTLTRDSLTEILSGKSIKGIHATVKSRNNGIRYSVYNISPRYEINLNINGIIVNGIDITELKTLERQLAETYSYLENIIVNSADGIATFDLDAKVVTWNHACERIYGYTAKEIIGKSVVATVPPDHYTEWKKLYDSVLKGETFNNLEVERISKYGSVLNLLLTVSPIRNMTGKIIGISSFIRDITEKKLLEKQAYMSEVKYRQLFEESKDFIFEITTEGRFISINQAGVELLGYETKEEVFNLFVPKDVYVNQDEMERFVTEIRTAGYVVDFEIQIKKKNGEKITIIETATAVHGDDDKIISYRGIGHDLTEKKRHQERIISLLIASQAFSRTTTEAEIFDSISKAIRRLGYNIIILLKDGNTLKIARTTFDQGILRGMEKLFNFRFDTYRIPYKKFPGLVSVIDHKKTVLNEHSISRLIEILPRNIPREAIESIANEVGYRNRSISVPLVVFDDVIGLALINSDEFKQEDVSIFNLYAAQLNSALENARLYNQLSQANEDLKKAYEKLHESQAMLIHGEKMKAIGDLASGVAHDFNNLLGVIVGRTQLLQLRSTDQKMKNDLSIILKAAMDGAETVKRLQDFAKKKAEDNASAIDVNLIIEDTIDLTQTKWKDVAQQRGVKITIHKDFDKLPIVFGSGSELREILTNLILNAVDAMPEGGTMTIRTKNLDRLYSIEIEDTGTGIPQESLSKIFTPFYSTKGDKGTGLGLSIVKMLVTKRQGDIRVTSETGKGTKFTITFPKVNIENSVHKPQNAISVSSNGHTQDSHLTVLVVDDEEEIRILLAEILKEADYKVILAKNGREGIDKFKQEKVDIVFTDLGMPEINGWQVAKEIKEINPITPVILISGWGRDLKDQDITNTGVDYFAAKPFHIDEIFQLLMSSKNLITERKIN
- a CDS encoding histidine kinase dimerization/phospho-acceptor domain-containing protein yields the protein MDSVYILLVEPTKLEPVVLEEQLKLALKGKVILQRINETKFESFVEAKSPIYDLVFIGEKLATNNVIQMANFLRGKNFRMPLILLTSQSEANLSQSQKSAGIDHILNIAEITLPTFSWTFSSLLKESEVQKKAEEFDSIRVKIMSINSVLAHITHEINNPLGVIRLALFQLQSKSKPDESTAKYFKMITDNVNKLEEQIQALRSAREEMRTEYNMLKKILSLKD
- a CDS encoding PorV/PorQ family protein, whose translation is MKKMTFIIIVTLIFLYSVTTLCGTGIGKYASEFMAIGVGGRALGLGGAYTAIANDVTAGYWNPAGLSKINYPQLSLMHSEQFGSLVNYDYAAAAFPVGSNSSVGVSVIRLGVDAIPDTRGALIDEDGDGIFDDNERLDKSKISYFNTADWAVYFTYSKKHSDRLSYGANIKLIRRDMSVGSATGIGFDVGIQFSPYENFFIGANLQDATTTFLAWNTGTNELITPTLKLGSAYLIEALGGRFIPVFDVDIRFENRRYASNVNLGPVSFDMHSGLEFDFKNIAALRVGYSDIGTTNFGAGIHLPKFDIDYTFATSKLTDERFDNTHRVSITFTFESDQFARRTE
- the nifJ gene encoding pyruvate:ferredoxin (flavodoxin) oxidoreductase, with the protein product MERNKVTIDGNEAAAYVAHKTNEVIAIYPITPSSNMGEWADAWSAAGEKNIWGVVPTVIEMQSEGGAAGAVHGALQTGSLTTTFTASQGLLLMIPNMFKIAGELTPTVFHVSARCVATHALSIFGDHSDVMSVRSTGWALLASNSVQEVMDTALIAQAATLEARIPFLHFFDGFRTSHEVMKVEQLTDDDIKSMIDNELVIAHRKRAMSPDRPVIRGTAQNPDVFFQARETVNPFYEKVPEIVQKMMDKFARIVGRQYHLFEYVGDPNAERIIIMMGSGAEAAEETVNFLNTRGEKVGLIKVRLFRPFSVQHLIKAIPQSVKSIAVLDRTKEPGAGGEPLYKDVVTAISETFTQGNNALKSYPKIIGGRYGLASKEFTPAMIKGIYDELKKDKLKNYFTVGINDDVTNSSIEYDSEFTTEDESIKRSLFYGLGADGTVGANKNSIKIIGEETDNYAQGYFVYDSKKSGAVTVSHLRFGPKPIQSTYLISKADFIACHQWVFLERYDMLKDALPGATFLLNSPFDPHEVWDKLPRKVQQQIIDKKLKLFTIDGNKVAEQTGMGERVNTIMQTCFFAISNILTKDEAIQKIKDAIKKTYGAKGEQIVKMNYQAVDQTIANLHEIKIPEKATSTIEFVPVMSDPRAPEFVRNVTAKIYGGLGDTLPVSAFPDDGSFETDTAQWERRNIAFEIPVWDPDVCIQCNKCMLVCPHATIRVKVYDEKYTAQAPPTFKWTKVRGKEFEPNMVYTIQVAPEDCTGCGICVEVCPAKNKTETRLKALNMADQLPLREPERINYDYFLELPEYDRRKVQINTVKGCQLLEPLFEYSGACTGCGETPYVKLMTQLFGDRCLIANATGCSSIYGGNLPTTPYSKNKDGRGPTWSNSLFEDNAEFGLGFRLTLDQQKLFAIELMTKLSSVIGTGLIDSIINADQSNESGIYEQRERVEILKKKLDSEKSPEAKQLLSIADNLVNKSVWIVGGDGWAYDIGYGGLDHVIASGKNVNLLVLDTEVYSNTGGQMSKATPRAAVAKFAAGGKPLGKKDLGLIAMSYGNVYVAQIAFGSNDLQTVRAFLEAEAYDGPSVIIAYSHCIAHGINMRNALDNQKAAVDSGHWPLFRYNPALLKEGKNPLKLDSKAPTISFKDYAYMETRYKMLTKSKPEEAKRLIELGNDDAKARWRYYEQLASIKYSNDDNQEKNK